The Eleginops maclovinus isolate JMC-PN-2008 ecotype Puerto Natales chromosome 18, JC_Emac_rtc_rv5, whole genome shotgun sequence genome segment GTCTACAGTAATTGTGTCTGACTGCAGGTTTCTACACCGGCTGGCTGCTGCCGGCTTCTCTCGTTGGGACCGTGGTCTTCCTGTTCGGGTTCTGGCTCATGGCCACTGACGTCCCGACGTAAGTAGAAACTCTGTCTCTGAGACCGCTAGCATATCATTGGATCATCAgtgtcccacaatgcattgcacaCCTTTAGCCGTGTTTGCGTGATTGTACTTTACTCTGCATCTTGAAGGCAGAAGATAAAAAGAATGTCTAGGATGAAAGTCACATAACTGatcagctggtgtgtgtgtgtgtgtgtgtgtgtgtgtgtgtgtgtgtgtgtgtgtgtgtgtgtgtgtgtgtgtgtgtgtgtgtgtgtgtgtgtgtgtgtgtgtgtgtgtgtgtgtgtgtgtgtgtgtgtgtgtgtgtgtgtgtgtgtgtgtgtgtgtgtgtgtgtgtgtgtgtgtgtgtgtgtgtgtgtgtgtgtgtgtgtgtgtgtgtgtgtgtgtgtgtgtgtgtaggcaggaGTTGTGTAACAGCAGGAACAGCTTCACGATGTGCCCTCTCTGTAACATCTGCTCTGTCTGGAATTACTCCGACATCTGCTCCACCTTCAAGGTCTGTCCGCTTCTTTATCGACTGCATTTATAACAGGGACCTGTTAGAAGCAGAAACCGCCAAAGCACAATCCTAAATAACCAAaacagtctgtctgtatgtctgtctgaCTACCTgactgcctgtctgtctctctctgcaggtgggTCTCTTGTTTGATAATGGAGGGACAGTGTTTTTCAGTGCCTTCATGTCTCTGTGGGCCGTCACCTTCCTGGAGTTCTGGAAGAGAACCTGTTCGACCCTGTCTCACCGCTGGGACTGCTCCGAGTTCCAGGACATCGAGGTGCTGGTCTCACACCTCACCTGTCTAAACCGTGCACGTAATCATACAGAACCAGTGCTCACTGCTGCTCACAGGGTCAACCCCCCCACACCAAGCACTGTATGTAACCTGTGTGATATTTGACAACCACACAGCAGAAGAAGCAGGACTATATTAGGTCTGATCGGATTCAATATATGTGGCTGGTACATTAACCCCAGAGACTGTCCTTACCCAAAAAGCTCATCGGTAAAGCAGCTGATTATGATTCTCCTTCTGTTAGGTGCTGGCCTCTAGTGGCAGGGTTTATAGTGGCAACAAAGTCAGCATAAGGAGGAGGGTGATGGAGGATTCATTTCAGACTTTGAGTGGTTCTGAAAtaaagtggagtagaagtataaagtagcaaagaataaaaaaactcaaGTGATGTACAAGTAACGTGAGCTTGTACTTAAGTTCAGTAGATGAGAACTCGTCTTTAACCAAGACAGCGTTACCCCACCACGACACTTACGTTTAGGAACGAGGGCGCGTTGATCGCTGATCTATGAGCTGCTCCTCTGGCTCATGTTATTGGGTATAGGATTAAAGAATAAATGTGTGACTAAActatatatatgtacatttgTGTCTCTGTCCTCCACAGGAGCGACCTCGCCCGGAGTTCACGGCCATGGCGCCGATGACGATCAGGAACCCGGTGACGGGAATTGAGGAACCCCACTTCCCTGCTAATAAGCGAATCAACCGAACGCTGACCGGCTGCATGGCCATCATCGTCATGGTGAGTCTCCACTGTCCACTGACAGTGCTGGGTGTAAGGAAACACAGGGACTTGGATATTGACTTGGATGAACAACCTTTTACTTGCAGAGTGTTTTTACTGCGTACTTTTACTTAGTACTAAGTAGATTACCTGAAcatgtcttcctcctctgctctgacATCGGGTTTCCATCACATCCACTGGAGCTGACAGACTTTAAAGATGGGTTTTTACCAGAAGTGAATAGTATTTGTAAATATTCCAAAACCCGTGTGCAGGTTGCTGTTGTGCTGATCTTCCTCATGGCCATCATCCTGTATCGCACCATCCTGACCATCATTATCGACAAGTCGGACACCGTTTTAAACGGCTTTGTGAGTATAACAGAGGAAACGTTTCAAGGTGTTCCTTTAAATCCATAACATTTTTCTCAGCTGAGGTCTATTTTACAAACCAAAAATGAGCTGTTGGAAAAAACGTTGTTATATTCAGGTTTAAACTAGTATTTGTAAAGTTTGGCGCTCGACTACAGGATTGGACATGATTTATTCAAGACCCAGTTTTTCAGAAGGAAATAACTATTTGTGACCATTAAAATAAAACGAGAAGATTCAAAACGTATAGTTTATTTAGAGTTTAATAGCAACAACAGAGGCTCCAGGACTCTTCCCTGAGGAACCCCACAACTTAGTAACTCACGTTTCTTTCTCAGGCCGCTAGGATAGCCAGTATCACAGGATCCGTGTTGAACCTGTTGGTGATCCTCATGTTGTCCAAAGTTTACACCTCGCTGGCCCACATCCTCACCCGCTGGGGTGAGTGAcatctgcctcctcctcctcttcctcctcctcctcctcctcctcaccctcctcctcctcctcctcctcctcatcctccgtTTGAGATTTAGCCATTAACTGAAACGTTATTTCTGTCACATTTTAGATTTAGGATTACGTTTTCAGATTCAGTTCAGTTTTGGTTAACacaaatgattttgttttctcatattTTAGGTTGCACTTGTTTTTGAAATCTTCACAGTTTAGTCTCTTGGTTTGAAAACAATTTAATATtgaatagataataataatgaattgatCATATTCAGTTACGCTGTGTTTAAGGCAACGTTTGGGGCTGgtaaatgttatgtttattatttctgcctttttaaaatcatttagcTAGCTAACTGTAGCTGACCCCACCTTTAGACCCCAAAGGAACCTGGATTAAAACAAAAGTGTGAACGTTATTGTAAAGTAGGAATGTGCTTGTCGATATCATAGATGTTTAAATtggacaaaaacatttttgtgcgaGGTTTGAGGATAGTTGAGAGCAACCTAAAGGCAGCGTTTCCAGAACAAGAGAGTACGTGTAGGGTTACATCATGGATTTTGTATAGTATTCTTGCATGCAGACGATGTTGTGTTCTCCCTGTCAGAGATGCACCGGACTCAGTCTAAATATGAAGACATGTTCGTCCTCAAAGTGTTCATCTTCCAGTTCATCAACTTCTACTCGTCTCCGGTTTACATCGCCTTCTTCAAAGGCAGGTGAGGAATGActcaaccaatcacaacacgactcatttcctctctctttcatttgGATATTTACTTCAGTGGAGGAAATCCCACACTTATCcccttctggtaagaaaagatcaaatctacaagcttcaaatcaaagttgttaTTTTAGTAAAAGGtggagcatttaacagaatcaagtTCCAGCTGGAAGGCCAGATAACCCACACAACCAATCTAGTACaggatctgaccccgatcaaTCAGAAAACAAGACTCTtgaaggggaacagccaatcaaactCTACATTACAGGGCAATGCAAGATTGCTGGATAGACGGGGGTTAAGCTTTGACATGTTAAGTATAACCGCTGATAAATTGCCTGACAATGGTCACAGTGGCAACCCTCTGTCTGCGGAATGCCTGAGAACAGAAGGGTGCcagtcttttgttttaaagcagtGATAATAGCCTGGGTGGGACGGCCGTGGTTTACATAGAACTGACACATTTACACTGAGACAGGAAACCAGGCAGTATAAAACATACCATAATGACATATATAACACTAAATAAGACACATGATGGTTTCTACAATAAGCTCAATGTAAAACAGAATGCTGTGTCagacaggggacactaaagagagacgcacacagctggagaccaggggacactaaagagagacgcacacagctggagaccaggggacactaaagagagacgcacacagctggagaccaggggacactaaagagagacgcacacagctggagaccaggggacactaaagagagacgcacacagctggagaccaggggacactaaagagagacgcacacagctggagaccaggggacactaaagagagacgcacacagctggagaccaggggacactaaagagagacgcacacagctggagaccaggggacactaaagagagacgcacacagctggagaccaggggacactaaagagagacgcacacagctggaaaccaggggacactaaagagagacgcacacagctggagaccaggggacactaaagagagacgcacacagctggagaccaggggacactaaagagagacgcacacgtCTCTGTTGGAGAGTCACCTGAGATGTTTTCTGGTCTGATTTTAACAGCGTGATCACATGACAGTTTGTCCTTCTTTGAGAACGCTGCCATgtctacacaaacacatacactttttttactgaacaacagaaaaattaaaaagcagttttaaaaatgtctaaccagctgttcatttgtttgtgtttgttcagaTTTGTTGGTTATCCTGGAAAATACAACACTCTGCTAGGAGTACGCAACGAAGATGTGAGTATGCAGTATAttaatactgtacatatataaaaactatgtttaaataaaggaactacagcacggtcacatgacttcacctcaccaccgctaagctaaaggaggctaatgttgggctataaaggaactacagcacggtcacatgacttcacgtctccaccgctaagctaaagaaggctaatgttgggctataaaggaactacagcacggtcacatgacttcacatcaccactgctaagctaaaggaggctaatgttgggctatagaggaactacagcacggtcacatgacttcaggtctccactgctaagctaaaggaggctaatgttgggctataaaggaactacagcacggtcacatgacttcacgtctccaccgctaagctaaaggaggctaatgttgggctataaaggaactacagcacggtcacatgacttcacatcaccaccgctaagctaaaggaggctaatgttgggctatagaggaactacagcacggtcacatgacttcaggtctccaccgctaagctaaaggaggctaatgttggacgtgatgacattttttgtgtgtctgtctgacaGTGTGGAGCAGGGGGATGCCTCGTTGAACTGGCTCAGGAGCTGCTGGTCATCATGGTGGGAAAACAGCTGATCAACAACATGCAGGAGTTCATTTTACCgtaaaaacaacacaccaacacaattTGCACTCGATAATAACCACAACAAAATAATCGTGTCACCCTGTgatgtttctttacattttatattcaattcagacttttttttgaAGCTGTGTGAGTTAAAGGGCCCTCTTCTGCTTGTTGTGGTGTTCCTTCTCCTGTAGAGTGTTCTacaggttttggtgcatgtaaatggtctgcaaaggctaaaatccctgtgtttgcTCCAGAGGGGTTTTCCATTGGTTACTTCTggagcatatatatatatagtatattttacatattttcctACATACTAAAAATATGTTCTCAGATTTTCTCCGATTGTTTGTACAGGCAGCAGCACTGTTCCTCGATATCTGAGGGGGGGCAAAAAGATAGGATATTTTCAATTCCAGGCAAAATACTTCACATCAAGTTTGAACAAAATCTAAACTGAACTTTATCTTGACCTGTGTCTCTTTCCAACTGCGATTCAAAGTGAGAGCTAAATATTTTGCAGGAAGCTGAAGTCGTGGTGGCAGAAGAGGAACAGAAGTCGGCGGCGGCGGgagatgaagggagagaaagaggatgaggagaagggggagaaagaggaggaggaggaggaggagaaggggaaggggaagggggaggaagaggagaggggaagggggaggaagaggaggaggtttgTCCCTGGGAGGCAGATTACCAGCTGCTGGTCTGCGAGGGACTCTTCAGCGAATACCTGGAGATGGGTGAGagttacaaacacattttcacaaacaggattttgaggcatgaacattttaaagtatttgtttctacatttttataaatttttcatatttttccatATGTATGTCCAAATCGTCCTTACATGTTGGGTTagcatttttaataatgaatcaAATATTTTACACCTGGGTCTCCCTGACGGGTGGGGTGAACCAGAGGTGTACATtcacaagtacatttactaaagttgtacaattttgagatactagtACTCTATTTGAGTACTTTGGTTTTATTCTACTCTGTactttaatccctttagtttacagatttggattaatgatgtgaaatataatcaaatctTGAATCAGACCAGGTTAACAGAGATGTGATGACTGCCTGTTCCTCCTCAGTGATCCAGTTTGGTTTCATCACCATCTTCGTGGCGGCGTTCCCTCTCGCTCCTCTCTTCGCTCTCATCAATAACTGGGTGGAGATCCGCCTGGACGCTCAGAAGTTTGTGACTGAATACCGCCGCCCGGTGGTGGAGCGAGCGCAGGACCTGGGCGTCTGGTTGCCCATCCTGCAGCTCATCACACACGTGGCCGTCTTCAGCAACGTAAGAAGACTCTCCGGAGgcaatacagagctgcaggggcGTTattgccttcagggtccaacacagaaacactgcatCCCTGCAGAGATACATTCCTTATGATTTCCTCCTCAAAGTTCCTACTTGTCTCACGTGATGTTAGAGATTCAAATTGCTGACTTATCTTCTCAGAATCTGGACTTTTCCAAACCTGTTTTCAGGCTTTCCTCATCGCCTTCACCTCGTCCTTCCTGCCCCGCCTGTACTACCGCCACACCAGAGACAGCAATCTCAGCGGTTTCATCAACTTCACTCTGGCAACCTCCCCCAGCAACTACAGCCAGCAACACACACGCTGCAGGTAGGCCACATCACAACAACAGGCAACAGCAAATGCAATCTGTTGATGGGGTTGTTGTTTTCTGGGCTGTGCAGGTATCTGGATTTGAGGGACGAAGAAGGAAACTACCTCCCTGAGTACTATCACCTCCTCGCCATACGACTCGCCTTCGTCATCGTGTTTGAGGTCCGTGTTTTAAGTTCTGTTTTAGAGTCCaactgcaggaatgagtcctgagttctgacatgactcagcacttcctgtcccctggtctctctTCAATGGGAAACTATTGAAAAAAAGATCTGAGAACGTTTTGCCTCTTTTGATTCGTttcattaaacataaataatctGAAAACTTGTAACACAAATAAGAACTGTCTTAATGTCAGTAACTGGGCAGGATTCGTATTGAATTATGATATTGATCTCGTTCTCCTGTAGTGTTCAGCAAGATCAACTAACAAATGATGACATGTTATCAGCAAAGACACCCATTACTGTATACAGTCATTCTTATACCCCGTGATGAACACATGCATCATAAAGGGATATTTATGATTCTCTCCTCTCACCTTCACAtcttttaatgcaggactttgacttgTATCTGATTATGTTCACGCTGTAGTATGAACAGAAAACAGTTTTAATCCTGACTCTTATAACCTAGATTATTTtaagtttattaaaaaaggacGACCCATAAAAATACATTGGTGTTAAAAAGAGAAGGGGTGATTGAGGCCAGATTTAGCTTTTAGCTCATCTGCAATCCCTGGTAATAATCCTCTTTCATTGAAGG includes the following:
- the ano7 gene encoding anoctamin-7 — encoded protein: MHIFSLLLIHNHIHRGKHFFSYGIEVFQYQRLFVVPLQQILLMEDNGVPAGGRRRRRMRRRGEPREDSATLIAMETEVEKNYGSVTTNAPVQPPDRNVFSDGSTRIDFVLVWEEPMNSQVEASSSPAHREWREVFLQKLKNCGLLQEQKEVLQKKTKIRFVLLSAPWSVLCFYAEDISLRVPLQVVSSPVTNWSAQVLSRLSIPNPFHQDVPNPPPDFYTCQFRNNKIQRFLGSNNRDTFFKTTQRHQVLYEILARTPYGSMKRGEVGIDRLLNEGVFTAAYPLHEGGFQLPTPPVPLQSLALRQILYSYWATWSSWRSYQPLDHIREYFGEKIALYFAWLGFYTGWLLPASLVGTVVFLFGFWLMATDVPTQELCNSRNSFTMCPLCNICSVWNYSDICSTFKVGLLFDNGGTVFFSAFMSLWAVTFLEFWKRTCSTLSHRWDCSEFQDIEERPRPEFTAMAPMTIRNPVTGIEEPHFPANKRINRTLTGCMAIIVMVAVVLIFLMAIILYRTILTIIIDKSDTVLNGFAARIASITGSVLNLLVILMLSKVYTSLAHILTRWEMHRTQSKYEDMFVLKVFIFQFINFYSSPVYIAFFKGRFVGYPGKYNTLLGVRNEDCGAGGCLVELAQELLVIMVGKQLINNMQEFILPKLKSWWQKRNRRGGRGEGKGEEEEEVCPWEADYQLLVCEGLFSEYLEMVIQFGFITIFVAAFPLAPLFALINNWVEIRLDAQKFVTEYRRPVVERAQDLGVWLPILQLITHVAVFSNAFLIAFTSSFLPRLYYRHTRDSNLSGFINFTLATSPSNYSQQHTRCRYLDLRDEEGNYLPEYYHLLAIRLAFVIVFEHVVFFIGRMIDLMVPDVPEDVEIKIKREHYLAKEALAENQVQKT